From the genome of Gemmobacter aquarius:
AGGTGTCCGTTCGCGCATGGTCTCTAGCCGGTCGCAGATGGCTTGAAGAGTCATCTTGGGATCTGCGCCTTTGATGCCCGCGACGATGGCGGGCAGGCGATCATCCTTGTCGGATGCGGTCGCACGGGAAAGGACAGTGTCTGGCAGCAGGCCTTCGCGGACGAAGGTTTTGGCAGCACGGATCAGGCGGGGCAGGGACCAAGGCTGCGCCTCGCTCGGCAGACCTGAATTGACGATGCGCAGCACGTCTTCCCAAGGCAGGCCCGGTCTCAGACGGCGCACTTCCGGCACCCACTGTTCAGCACTGGCATTCAGTTTCTGGAAATGGCTTTCCACTCGCGCGGCTCTTGCCTTGCGGATTGCCACGGGGTCGCCCGCCTTTAGGCCTGGGTTGCCGCCAACCCGCCCTTCTGCCTTCGCAGATCGCAACCCGGCCTTGGTGCGCTCGCGTATCAAGGTCCGTTCAAACTCGGCGGCCGCACCCAGAACCTGCAAGGTGAACTTGCCCTGAGGCGACGCCGTGTCGATTGGATCCTGCAAGGACCGGAAATGTGCGCCTTTCGCCTCCAACCGCTCAATGATCTCCAAGAGGTGAGAGAGTGAACGGGCCAGGCGGTCGATCCGAACCACGACAAGTGTATCGCCAACGCGCAGTTGATCCAGCACACGCGCCAGAACAGGCCGGGTGCGACTGCCGCCCGAGGCTTGCTCTTCGGCAATTTCCACGCAGCCTGCGGAGCGCAACTCCAGAACTTGGGGCAGGGCGGTTTGATCTTCGGTGGAAATACGCGCGTATCCGATGAGTGGCACGGGGCAGGGGGCCTCTTTTGCAATTGCGGATGTCATGAGTAAACGACCGTTTGAAAACGAATGCAAGGGTGCGTTCTGTGGTGTTGATCGCCAGAAAGCCCTTGGTTTCCATAGACTGACCACGACCAGATATCTCTCCACGGACACCTCGCGCGCGTGCTCCGTG
Proteins encoded in this window:
- a CDS encoding recombinase family protein, which encodes MPLIGYARISTEDQTALPQVLELRSAGCVEIAEEQASGGSRTRPVLARVLDQLRVGDTLVVVRIDRLARSLSHLLEIIERLEAKGAHFRSLQDPIDTASPQGKFTLQVLGAAAEFERTLIRERTKAGLRSAKAEGRVGGNPGLKAGDPVAIRKARAARVESHFQKLNASAEQWVPEVRRLRPGLPWEDVLRIVNSGLPSEAQPWSLPRLIRAAKTFVREGLLPDTVLSRATASDKDDRLPAIVAGIKGADPKMTLQAICDRLETMRERTPRGRSKWEPSSVKMILERAKKLRLLY